One Sphaerisporangium krabiense DNA segment encodes these proteins:
- the mgrA gene encoding L-glyceraldehyde 3-phosphate reductase yields MTYTASDDRYTRQPYNRSGRSGLKLPAVSLGLWHNFGDDRPIGTQREILRRAFDLGVTHFDLANNYGPPPGSAERHFGRIFAQDFRPYRDELIISTKAGYDMWPGPYGEWGSRKYVLASLDQSLARMGLDYVDIFYSHRPDPETPLEETMGALDTAVRSGRALYAGISNYTPEQTAEAARILKGMGTPLLIHQPNYSMFDRHVEDGLLDTLEAEGVGCIPYSPLQQGMLTDRYLDGIPEGSRASQERFLRPSHLTDDVLRRVRALNEIAAGRGQSLAQMALAWVLRDARVTSVLIGASGVAQLEDNIGAVDDLEFSADELAAIEKQIAEPGGRIV; encoded by the coding sequence GTGACGTACACGGCATCGGACGATCGCTACACACGACAGCCGTACAACCGGTCCGGCAGGAGCGGCCTGAAGCTGCCCGCGGTGTCGCTCGGGCTCTGGCACAACTTCGGGGACGACAGGCCGATCGGCACGCAGCGGGAGATCCTGCGCAGGGCCTTCGACCTCGGCGTGACGCACTTCGACCTGGCCAACAACTACGGCCCGCCGCCCGGGTCGGCGGAGCGTCACTTCGGCCGGATCTTCGCCCAGGACTTCCGTCCGTACCGCGACGAGCTGATCATCTCGACCAAGGCCGGGTACGACATGTGGCCGGGCCCGTACGGCGAGTGGGGCTCGCGCAAGTACGTGCTGGCGAGCCTGGACCAGTCGCTGGCGCGCATGGGCCTGGACTACGTCGACATCTTCTACAGCCACCGCCCCGACCCCGAGACTCCTCTGGAGGAGACCATGGGGGCGCTGGACACGGCGGTCCGCTCGGGCCGCGCGCTGTACGCGGGCATCTCCAACTACACGCCCGAGCAGACGGCCGAGGCGGCGCGGATCCTCAAGGGGATGGGCACGCCGCTGCTGATCCACCAGCCGAACTACTCGATGTTCGACCGCCATGTCGAGGACGGCCTGCTGGACACGCTGGAGGCCGAGGGGGTGGGCTGCATCCCGTATTCGCCGCTCCAGCAGGGCATGCTCACCGACAGGTACCTCGACGGCATCCCCGAGGGTTCGCGGGCCTCGCAGGAGCGGTTCCTGCGGCCGAGCCACCTCACCGACGACGTGCTGCGCCGCGTCCGCGCGCTGAACGAGATCGCCGCCGGGCGGGGCCAGTCCCTCGCCCAGATGGCGCTCGCGTGGGTGCTGCGCGACGCGCGCGTCACCTCGGTGCTGATCGGCGCGAGCGGCGTCGCGCAGCTGGAGGACAACATCGGGGCGGTGGACGACCTGGAGTTCTCCGCCGACGAGCTGGCCGCCATCGAGAAGCAGATCGCCGAGCCGGGCGGCAGGATCGTCTAG
- a CDS encoding CBU_0592 family membrane protein, producing the protein MDQIIQIAGAIAVLAAFVLAQFQVLRPRSVTYLALNLAGSAVLAVIALTGRDWGFVLLEGVWALVSGAGLIRALTGADTSGGDAGKPV; encoded by the coding sequence ATGGATCAGATCATTCAGATCGCCGGGGCCATCGCCGTCCTGGCCGCCTTCGTCCTCGCGCAGTTCCAGGTCCTGCGGCCCCGCTCCGTCACCTACCTCGCGCTGAACCTCGCCGGCTCCGCCGTGCTCGCCGTCATCGCCCTGACGGGCCGCGACTGGGGCTTCGTCCTGCTCGAAGGGGTGTGGGCCCTGGTGTCGGGCGCCGGGCTCATCCGCGCCCTGACCGGCGCGGACACGAGTGGCGGGGACGCAGGGAAACCGGTTTGA
- a CDS encoding GNAT family N-acetyltransferase, with amino-acid sequence MSVTFRQARPADVPLIVAMLADDPIAAAREGDPSDEVYLTAFEAVDADPRQELIVAERDGEVVGTMQITYIPGLSRRGGERALVEAVRVAAPARGRGLGRAMMRWAIDRARERGCRMVQLTSDKDRAEAHRFYGSLGFVDSHVGFKLAL; translated from the coding sequence ATGTCCGTAACCTTTCGTCAGGCGCGCCCGGCGGACGTCCCCCTGATCGTCGCGATGCTCGCCGACGACCCCATCGCGGCGGCGCGCGAAGGCGACCCGTCCGACGAGGTCTACCTCACCGCCTTCGAGGCCGTCGACGCCGACCCCCGCCAGGAGCTGATCGTCGCCGAGCGGGACGGCGAGGTGGTCGGCACGATGCAGATCACCTACATTCCCGGGCTGTCCCGCAGGGGCGGCGAGCGGGCGCTGGTCGAGGCCGTGCGGGTCGCCGCGCCCGCGCGGGGCCGTGGCCTCGGCCGCGCGATGATGCGGTGGGCCATCGACAGGGCACGGGAGCGCGGCTGCCGCATGGTGCAGCTCACCAGCGACAAGGACCGCGCCGAGGCCCACCGCTTCTACGGCTCGCTCGGCTTCGTCGACTCGCACGTGGGCTTCAAGCTCGCCCTCTGA
- a CDS encoding cytidylate kinase family protein, translated as MRETAMGQGARGELVSWLVEAIRSVSTAHPLRVAVDGPPAAGKTTLADELAVVLRAQDRDVIRATIDDFLFPRAQRYRRGRYSAEACYFDAHDRAALCRVLLDPLGPGGDRKFQRAVYDSDTDTPLSPPPTTAPADAVLLFDGVFLLRPELVDRWDLRIFVSVPFEQTVDRARDRSTALTGSTAHTTEIERSWRDRYIPAQQLYFATARPTDHADIIVYNDQLQRPTCEVRPHSSIHRI; from the coding sequence ATGAGAGAGACGGCAATGGGCCAAGGCGCCCGCGGCGAGCTCGTCAGTTGGCTGGTCGAGGCGATCAGGTCCGTCTCGACCGCGCACCCGTTGCGGGTCGCCGTCGACGGGCCGCCCGCCGCCGGTAAGACCACGCTGGCCGACGAGCTGGCCGTCGTCCTGCGTGCGCAGGACCGCGACGTCATCCGCGCGACCATCGACGACTTCCTCTTTCCTCGTGCACAGCGCTACCGACGCGGCCGGTACTCGGCCGAAGCCTGCTACTTCGACGCCCACGACCGCGCCGCGCTATGCCGGGTCCTGCTCGATCCGCTGGGCCCAGGCGGAGACCGAAAATTCCAACGGGCGGTCTACGACAGTGACACCGACACCCCATTGTCCCCGCCGCCCACGACCGCCCCCGCAGACGCCGTCCTGCTCTTCGACGGCGTCTTCCTCCTGCGCCCAGAACTCGTCGACCGGTGGGACCTGCGCATCTTCGTGTCCGTCCCGTTCGAGCAGACGGTAGATCGCGCCCGAGACCGAAGCACAGCGCTGACCGGGTCCACCGCCCACACCACCGAAATCGAACGGTCCTGGCGCGACCGCTATATCCCCGCCCAGCAGCTTTACTTCGCCACAGCCCGCCCAACCGACCACGCCGACATCATCGTGTACAACGACCAGCTCCAACGGCCGACCTGCGAAGTCCGACCACACTCATCGATACACAGAATTTGA
- a CDS encoding molybdopterin-containing oxidoreductase family protein yields MTRELNVLGACPLDCPDTCSWVVTVRDGEAVGLRGNKVQPYTRGALCVKVNRYVEHTKAADRILYPMRRIGPKGSGRFTRIGWDEALDEIARRLTAIIEEFGGEAIWPYQGTGTLGYIQGESGLAGWRLWNALGASRHDLNICSRAGNLGLARTNGTPGGMDPEMFARSRLILLWGTNTLTSGHHLWKFIQDARADGAHVVAIDPIRTRTADQADEHLAIRPGTDAVLALALVHVVLDEGAEDRDFIERHTEGWEGFEREVRKYPPKVAAEITGIPEKTIRALGVRLAHTRPTAIRATMGVQRHQGGGTAMRTIACIPGVTGDWRHPGGGVAYSTSAHVPLRVDPRRGLRPETPTRTLTMTRLAEGLADTRRPVKCLWVYAANPMGSTSDQNRVREGLLREDLFTVVMEQFPTDTVDYADIVLPATMQFEHADLHAGYGHMYLMWNEPAVPPAGESASTTETFRRLARAMGLTEPSLYASDLEIAEELLSADHPALAGVTLERLRAEGWARLNYPNPFVPFAGGFPTPSRRLRFVPEGKGYVPPATARADGPYKLALITPAPHVFLNTVFGNNPELARRAGAPKVLVNAKDAADRGLSDGQRVRVFNGHGAMTAELQVSDRVAPGVVAAPKGSWPKLSPDGVNVNVLVEERDADMGRGAVYHDNLVEIGPVP; encoded by the coding sequence ATGACGCGTGAGCTGAATGTTCTGGGGGCGTGTCCGCTGGACTGCCCGGACACGTGCTCGTGGGTGGTGACCGTCAGGGACGGGGAGGCCGTCGGCCTGCGTGGCAACAAGGTCCAGCCGTACACGCGCGGCGCGCTGTGCGTGAAGGTGAATCGTTATGTCGAGCACACCAAGGCGGCGGACCGCATCCTGTACCCGATGCGCCGGATCGGGCCGAAGGGGTCGGGGCGTTTCACGCGGATCGGCTGGGACGAGGCGCTGGACGAGATCGCGCGGCGGCTGACCGCGATCATCGAGGAGTTCGGCGGCGAGGCGATCTGGCCGTACCAGGGGACGGGGACGCTCGGCTACATCCAGGGCGAGTCGGGCCTGGCGGGGTGGCGGCTGTGGAACGCGCTGGGGGCGTCGCGGCACGATCTGAACATCTGCTCGCGGGCCGGGAATCTCGGGCTGGCGCGGACGAACGGGACGCCGGGCGGGATGGACCCGGAGATGTTCGCGCGGTCGAGGCTGATCCTGCTGTGGGGCACCAACACGCTGACCAGCGGTCACCATCTGTGGAAGTTCATCCAGGACGCGCGCGCGGACGGCGCGCACGTGGTGGCGATCGACCCGATCAGGACGCGTACGGCCGACCAGGCCGACGAGCACCTGGCCATCCGGCCGGGGACGGACGCGGTGCTGGCGCTGGCGTTGGTCCACGTCGTGCTGGACGAGGGCGCGGAGGATCGGGACTTCATCGAGCGCCACACCGAGGGCTGGGAGGGCTTCGAGCGCGAAGTCCGGAAATATCCACCCAAGGTGGCCGCGGAGATCACCGGGATCCCCGAGAAGACCATCCGCGCCCTCGGCGTACGCCTCGCCCACACCCGGCCCACCGCGATCCGCGCCACGATGGGCGTCCAGCGTCACCAGGGCGGCGGCACCGCCATGCGCACGATCGCCTGCATCCCCGGCGTCACCGGCGACTGGAGGCACCCCGGCGGCGGCGTGGCGTACTCCACCAGCGCCCACGTCCCGCTGCGCGTCGACCCCCGGCGCGGGCTGCGGCCGGAGACGCCCACGCGCACGCTCACCATGACCCGCCTCGCCGAGGGCCTCGCCGACACGCGCAGGCCGGTCAAGTGCCTGTGGGTCTACGCCGCCAACCCCATGGGCAGCACCTCCGACCAGAACCGCGTCCGCGAGGGACTGCTCAGGGAGGACCTGTTCACGGTCGTGATGGAGCAGTTCCCCACCGACACCGTGGACTACGCCGACATCGTGCTGCCCGCCACGATGCAGTTCGAGCACGCCGACCTGCACGCCGGGTACGGCCACATGTACCTGATGTGGAACGAGCCCGCGGTGCCGCCCGCCGGGGAGTCCGCGTCCACCACCGAGACCTTCCGCCGCCTCGCCCGCGCCATGGGCCTGACCGAGCCGTCGCTGTACGCCTCGGACCTGGAGATCGCCGAGGAGCTGCTGTCGGCGGACCACCCCGCGCTGGCCGGGGTCACGCTGGAGCGGCTGCGCGCCGAGGGCTGGGCGCGCCTGAACTACCCCAACCCGTTCGTCCCCTTCGCCGGCGGCTTCCCCACCCCCTCGCGACGGCTCCGCTTCGTCCCCGAGGGCAAGGGGTACGTCCCTCCGGCCACGGCCCGCGCGGACGGGCCGTACAAGCTGGCCCTGATCACCCCGGCGCCGCACGTGTTCCTCAACACGGTGTTCGGCAACAACCCCGAGCTGGCCCGCCGCGCCGGCGCGCCCAAGGTGCTGGTGAACGCCAAGGACGCGGCGGACCGCGGCCTGAGCGACGGGCAGCGCGTGCGGGTGTTCAACGGCCACGGCGCGATGACGGCCGAGCTCCAGGTCAGCGACCGGGTGGCGCCGGGCGTCGTCGCGGCGCCGAAGGGAAGCTGGCCGAAGCTGAGCCCGGACGGGGTGAACGTCAACGTGCTCGTGGAGGAGCGGGACGCCGACATGGGCAGGGGCGCCGTCTACCACGACAACCTGGTCGAGATCGGGCCCGTCCCCTAG
- a CDS encoding VOC family protein, with protein MTFDCAEPYELAEWWHQALGWSLEDDAGKDDDEVMLEGPHEPHLLFIRVPEDKAVKNRTHIDVRPEGDGTRDQEVERLLALGATVHEDHRYSDGTGWVTMLDPEGNEFCVCRGEAERAAMGD; from the coding sequence GTGACGTTCGACTGCGCCGAGCCGTACGAACTCGCCGAGTGGTGGCACCAGGCCCTCGGCTGGTCCTTGGAGGACGACGCCGGCAAGGACGACGACGAGGTCATGCTCGAGGGCCCGCACGAGCCGCACCTGCTGTTCATCCGCGTCCCCGAGGACAAGGCCGTCAAGAACCGCACGCACATCGACGTGCGGCCCGAGGGGGACGGCACCCGGGACCAGGAGGTCGAGCGGCTGCTCGCCCTCGGCGCCACCGTGCACGAGGACCACCGGTACTCCGACGGCACCGGCTGGGTCACCATGCTCGACCCTGAGGGCAACGAGTTCTGCGTGTGCCGGGGCGAGGCCGAGCGCGCGGCGATGGGGGACTGA
- a CDS encoding PhzF family phenazine biosynthesis protein yields MRIFTVDSFTDRPFKGNPAGVCLLESPRSNEWMQALASEMRHSETAFVLPQGEGRPWSLRWFTPTVEVALCGHATLASAHVLYSTGAASGSIEFSTKSGILTTRQLDHGRISMDFPASPPTEISAPEVLAKALGASPTWVGMGRFDLLAELDSEEAVRTLDPDLDALATLPARAVCVTARTATHPNTTFLPSNATLTRADAAPNLSPSENPDYPPSSGPDDPPSCDRDHSPSPGSDYSAPNGSNRSLSRDADYVSRFFAPAVGVPEDPVTGSAHCMLAPYWSEKLGSASLTGVQLSSRGGTVHTTVKGDRVHLAGQALTIWSGHLHV; encoded by the coding sequence ATGCGTATCTTCACCGTGGATTCGTTCACCGATCGGCCCTTCAAGGGTAACCCGGCGGGGGTCTGCCTGCTGGAGAGTCCGCGATCGAACGAGTGGATGCAGGCCCTGGCCAGCGAGATGCGCCACTCCGAGACGGCCTTCGTGCTGCCTCAGGGCGAGGGCCGTCCGTGGTCCCTGCGATGGTTCACTCCCACGGTAGAGGTCGCATTGTGCGGGCACGCCACGCTCGCGTCCGCGCATGTCCTGTATTCGACCGGCGCGGCCTCCGGTTCGATCGAATTTTCTACGAAGAGTGGAATCCTGACGACCCGGCAGCTCGATCACGGGCGTATTTCGATGGATTTCCCCGCTTCTCCGCCCACCGAGATATCGGCCCCCGAGGTCCTGGCCAAGGCGTTGGGAGCGTCCCCGACGTGGGTCGGCATGGGCCGCTTCGACCTGCTGGCGGAACTCGACTCCGAGGAGGCCGTCCGCACACTGGACCCCGACCTCGACGCGCTGGCCACCCTTCCGGCCCGCGCCGTCTGCGTAACCGCCCGCACCGCGACTCACCCGAACACCACTTTTCTCCCCAGCAACGCCACCCTTACCCGAGCCGACGCCGCCCCGAACCTCTCGCCATCCGAAAACCCGGACTACCCACCTTCCAGCGGCCCAGACGACCCGCCATCCTGCGACCGGGATCACTCGCCCTCTCCGGGGTCGGACTACTCCGCTCCCAACGGCTCGAATCGCTCCCTTTCCCGCGACGCGGACTATGTCTCCCGCTTCTTCGCTCCCGCCGTCGGCGTCCCTGAGGACCCGGTGACCGGCTCGGCCCACTGCATGCTCGCTCCCTACTGGTCCGAGAAACTGGGCTCGGCCTCACTCACCGGCGTCCAGCTCTCTTCCCGAGGCGGCACGGTCCACACCACGGTCAAAGGCGACCGCGTCCACCTCGCCGGCCAAGCCCTGACCATCTGGTCCGGCCACCTCCACGTCTAA
- a CDS encoding S9 family peptidase — protein sequence MSSDTPPVAKKVPAERTHHGDTVIDDYAWLADKDDPDTVAYLEAENAFTQDQTGHLKDLQEAVFQEIKSRTLETDLSVPTRKGGWWYYSRTEEGKQYGIQCRVRATGDTPPELKADEPLAGEEVLLDGNELAGDSPFFAMGTSAVSPDGTVLAYSTDFNGNERFTLRFKRLDTGEALPDEIPNIFYGGAWSADGSAFFYTIVDDAWRPYRLFRHIIGTAAEEDVLVYEEPDERFWIGVGLTRSERYIVLSAGSKITSEVRVLDADYPTGEFAVVRPRETGVEYSIDHAGDRFLILHNRRARNFEIASAPIDDPGTWTPLVEHREDTRLLDVDAFSDHVVVHFRKDGLTGIRVLPENAEPYEIPFPEPIHTAEPAGNPEFHTRRLRLAYTSMVTPPSVYDYDLTSRELILLKRRPVLGGYDPEDYEQFREWAVADDGTRVPVSIVARKGTSRPAPTVLYGYGSYESSIDPSFSVARLSLLDRGLVFAVAHVRGGGEMGRQWYEEGRLTSKKNSFSDFVAVARHLRSSGWSSEIVARGGSAGGLLMGAAVNLAPEEFSGVVAEVPFVDALNTILDPSLPLTVIEWDEWGDPLHNPDVYAYMKSYTPYENIDDRTYPPILAITSLNDTRVLYHEPAKWVARLRAVAAGGPFLLKTEMGAGHGGRSGRYDAWREEAFTLSWILDRVNAAEAKADTEEKR from the coding sequence GTGAGCAGCGACACGCCTCCCGTGGCGAAGAAGGTTCCGGCCGAGCGGACCCATCACGGCGACACCGTGATCGACGACTACGCATGGCTGGCGGACAAGGACGATCCCGACACGGTCGCCTACCTGGAGGCCGAGAACGCCTTCACCCAGGACCAGACCGGGCACCTCAAGGACCTGCAGGAAGCGGTCTTCCAGGAGATCAAGAGCCGCACCCTGGAGACCGACCTCTCCGTCCCGACCCGCAAGGGCGGCTGGTGGTACTACTCGCGGACCGAGGAGGGCAAGCAGTACGGCATCCAGTGCCGCGTGCGGGCCACCGGGGACACCCCGCCCGAGCTCAAGGCCGACGAGCCGCTCGCCGGCGAGGAGGTCCTGCTGGACGGCAACGAGCTGGCCGGCGACAGCCCGTTCTTCGCGATGGGCACCTCGGCGGTCAGCCCGGACGGCACGGTGCTGGCCTACTCGACGGACTTCAACGGCAACGAGCGCTTCACGCTGCGGTTCAAGCGGCTGGACACCGGGGAGGCGCTCCCTGACGAGATCCCGAACATCTTCTACGGCGGCGCCTGGTCCGCCGACGGCTCGGCGTTCTTCTACACGATCGTGGACGACGCCTGGCGTCCGTACCGCCTGTTCCGCCACATCATCGGGACGGCGGCCGAGGAGGACGTGCTGGTCTACGAGGAGCCGGACGAGCGGTTCTGGATCGGCGTCGGCCTCACGCGCAGCGAGCGCTACATCGTGCTGAGCGCGGGCAGCAAGATCACCAGTGAGGTGCGGGTCCTCGACGCGGACTATCCCACCGGCGAGTTCGCGGTGGTACGTCCGCGCGAGACCGGTGTGGAGTACTCGATCGACCACGCGGGCGACCGCTTCCTGATCCTGCACAACCGGCGGGCGCGCAACTTCGAGATCGCGTCCGCGCCGATCGACGATCCGGGCACGTGGACGCCGCTGGTGGAGCACCGCGAGGACACTCGACTGCTGGACGTGGACGCGTTCTCCGACCACGTGGTGGTGCACTTCCGCAAGGACGGTCTCACGGGCATCCGGGTGTTGCCCGAGAACGCCGAGCCGTACGAGATCCCCTTCCCCGAGCCGATCCACACCGCCGAGCCCGCGGGGAACCCCGAGTTCCACACCCGCAGGCTGCGGCTGGCGTACACGTCGATGGTGACGCCGCCGTCGGTGTACGACTACGACCTCACCTCCCGCGAGCTGATCCTGCTGAAGCGCCGCCCGGTGCTCGGCGGGTACGACCCGGAGGACTACGAGCAGTTCCGTGAGTGGGCGGTGGCGGACGACGGCACGCGGGTCCCGGTGTCGATCGTTGCGCGGAAGGGGACGTCCCGTCCGGCGCCGACGGTGCTGTACGGCTACGGCAGCTACGAGTCCTCGATCGACCCGTCGTTCTCGGTGGCGCGGCTGAGCCTGCTGGACCGTGGCCTGGTGTTCGCCGTCGCCCACGTCAGGGGCGGTGGCGAGATGGGGCGCCAGTGGTACGAGGAGGGCCGGCTGACCAGCAAGAAGAACTCGTTCAGCGACTTCGTCGCGGTGGCGCGGCATCTGAGGAGTTCCGGCTGGTCGAGCGAGATCGTGGCGCGGGGCGGCTCGGCCGGGGGGCTGCTGATGGGGGCGGCGGTGAACCTGGCGCCTGAGGAGTTCTCCGGCGTGGTGGCCGAGGTGCCGTTCGTCGACGCGTTGAACACGATCCTCGATCCGTCGCTGCCGCTCACGGTCATCGAGTGGGACGAGTGGGGCGATCCACTGCACAATCCGGACGTCTACGCGTACATGAAGTCGTACACGCCCTACGAGAACATCGACGACCGGACGTACCCGCCCATTCTCGCCATCACCAGCCTCAACGACACCCGTGTGCTGTACCACGAGCCCGCCAAGTGGGTGGCCAGGCTCCGGGCCGTCGCCGCCGGCGGGCCGTTCCTGCTGAAGACGGAGATGGGCGCGGGCCACGGGGGCAGGAGCGGACGCTACGACGCCTGGCGTGAGGAGGCGTTCACCCTGTCGTGGATCCTCGATCGGGTGAACGCCGCGGAGGCGAAAGCGGATACAGAGGAGAAGCGGTGA
- a CDS encoding lysylphosphatidylglycerol synthase transmembrane domain-containing protein, translating into MTEIRQRDEADEAMEDEIPVAEMPATSHDREHDGEDTPAPAADSAPAGTRPSPRTGDGLVLVIEPLLPQRLRRPSDALRFLATLVALAAVILLALVAKQTLNGLERDVSDGTNRAPDLLIGVAAFIAGTAVLAVPAAYAVERVFHRDGLRVAEGLIAAIIGMLASFVLGEWLAVAGPGDLRQLLTGGRQVEPINTLLTSVVAYVTAVRISRRPTWRAVMWMAIALDVFALFTGAEATALGVFVTYLLGLAVGYATLYVVGSPNTRPPGSTVAGSLRKLGFVPARARRVQDDAQGSRRYAVTLADDRLIDVTVLDRDRQVSGVIYRMWRRFRLNSETRRRAIRSLRAELEREALMAYAAQAAGVNTPRLLGTTEIGTDAALLAYEHLETRALEDVADEELTDEVLIKIWRQVELLQAQRLAHRRLTGDSIHFHGDDVVLMDARSGEIAAGDLLLRLDVAQLLTYLALRVGPERSVLAASKVMPKQALAGALPLLQRIALVRTTRNEVSKQKEVLPALREHIVALTPQVEVEEVRLERFRPRTVVTIIASALAAYFLLSQLSRVNLVEVVTSAKWSWGGVALAAAGISYVAAALMLRGFVPETLPLGRTVLAQFAGSFVKLVAPAAVSGVAINTRFLQKRGISPGLAVASVGASQLVGLAFHIVLLLLFGYVTGTKAAPSVSPSRGIVIGLLSAGVLVLLVLAVPQLRRLVVGRVRPLFSGVIPRLLDVLQSPRKILEGVSGTLLLTLAFIVCLDACVRAFGGSLSFTSVAVVFLAGNAIGSAAPTPGGLGAVEGALSIGLTLSGLPGPVATSAVLLFRLLTFWLPVLPGWASFAWLQRHNAL; encoded by the coding sequence GTGACCGAGATCAGGCAGCGTGACGAGGCGGATGAGGCCATGGAGGACGAGATCCCCGTGGCCGAGATGCCCGCGACCTCGCACGACAGGGAACACGACGGGGAAGACACCCCCGCCCCGGCCGCGGACTCCGCACCGGCCGGAACCCGGCCGTCCCCGCGGACCGGCGACGGGCTCGTGCTCGTCATCGAGCCCCTCCTGCCGCAGCGCCTCCGCCGCCCCTCGGACGCGCTGCGGTTCCTCGCCACGCTCGTCGCCCTGGCCGCGGTGATCCTGCTGGCGCTCGTCGCCAAGCAGACGCTCAACGGGCTCGAAAGGGACGTGTCCGACGGCACGAACCGGGCCCCGGACCTGCTCATCGGCGTGGCCGCCTTCATCGCCGGCACCGCGGTGCTCGCCGTTCCCGCCGCGTACGCCGTCGAACGGGTCTTCCACCGCGACGGCCTGCGCGTCGCCGAGGGCCTGATCGCCGCCATCATCGGCATGCTCGCCTCCTTCGTCCTCGGCGAGTGGCTGGCCGTCGCCGGGCCCGGCGACCTGCGCCAGCTCCTCACCGGCGGCCGCCAGGTCGAGCCGATCAACACTCTGCTCACCTCCGTCGTCGCCTACGTCACCGCCGTGCGCATATCCCGCCGCCCGACCTGGCGCGCGGTGATGTGGATGGCCATCGCCCTGGACGTCTTCGCCCTGTTCACCGGCGCCGAGGCCACCGCGCTCGGCGTCTTCGTCACCTACCTGCTGGGCCTGGCCGTCGGGTACGCCACGCTGTACGTCGTCGGCAGCCCCAACACCCGCCCGCCCGGCAGCACGGTCGCCGGCTCCCTGCGCAAGCTCGGCTTCGTCCCCGCCAGGGCCCGCCGCGTCCAGGACGACGCCCAGGGAAGCCGCCGCTACGCCGTCACCCTGGCCGACGACCGCCTGATCGACGTCACCGTCCTCGACCGCGACCGGCAGGTCTCCGGCGTCATCTACCGCATGTGGCGGCGCTTCCGGCTCAACTCCGAGACCCGCCGCCGCGCCATCCGCTCCCTGCGCGCCGAGCTGGAGCGCGAGGCCCTCATGGCCTATGCCGCCCAGGCCGCCGGCGTCAACACCCCGCGCCTGCTCGGCACCACCGAGATCGGCACCGACGCCGCCCTGCTCGCCTACGAGCACCTGGAGACCCGCGCGCTGGAGGACGTCGCCGACGAGGAGCTCACCGACGAGGTACTGATCAAGATCTGGAGGCAGGTCGAGCTGCTCCAGGCGCAGCGGCTCGCCCACCGGCGCCTCACCGGCGACAGCATCCACTTCCACGGCGACGACGTGGTGCTCATGGACGCCCGCAGCGGCGAGATCGCGGCCGGCGACCTGCTGCTGCGCCTGGACGTCGCCCAGTTACTCACCTACCTCGCGCTGCGGGTCGGCCCCGAACGTTCGGTCCTGGCCGCGTCCAAGGTCATGCCCAAGCAGGCCCTGGCGGGCGCGCTGCCGCTCCTGCAGCGCATCGCCCTGGTCCGCACCACCCGCAACGAGGTCAGCAAGCAGAAGGAAGTGCTGCCCGCCCTGCGCGAGCACATCGTCGCGCTCACCCCGCAGGTCGAGGTCGAGGAGGTGCGGCTGGAACGGTTCCGCCCCCGCACCGTCGTGACCATCATCGCCAGCGCCCTGGCCGCCTACTTCCTGCTCTCCCAGCTCAGCCGGGTCAACCTCGTCGAGGTCGTCACCTCGGCCAAGTGGAGCTGGGGCGGCGTCGCCCTGGCCGCCGCCGGGATCAGCTACGTCGCCGCCGCCCTCATGTTGCGCGGCTTCGTCCCCGAGACCCTGCCGCTCGGACGTACGGTCCTGGCGCAGTTCGCGGGCTCGTTCGTCAAGCTCGTCGCGCCCGCGGCGGTCAGCGGCGTGGCCATCAACACCCGCTTCCTGCAGAAGCGCGGCATCTCGCCGGGCCTCGCCGTGGCCAGCGTGGGCGCCTCCCAGCTCGTCGGCCTGGCCTTCCACATCGTGCTGCTCCTGCTGTTCGGGTACGTCACCGGCACCAAGGCCGCCCCCTCGGTCAGCCCGTCGCGGGGCATCGTCATCGGCCTGCTCTCCGCCGGGGTGCTGGTGCTGCTCGTCCTGGCCGTCCCACAGCTCCGCCGCCTGGTCGTCGGCCGCGTGCGGCCGCTGTTCTCCGGCGTCATCCCGAGGCTCCTGGACGTCCTGCAGTCGCCCCGCAAGATCCTCGAAGGCGTCAGCGGCACGCTGCTGCTGACCCTGGCGTTCATCGTCTGCCTGGACGCCTGCGTGCGGGCGTTCGGCGGGTCGCTCAGCTTCACGTCCGTGGCCGTGGTCTTCCTCGCCGGCAACGCCATCGGCTCCGCCGCGCCCACCCCCGGAGGGCTGGGCGCGGTCGAAGGGGCCCTGTCGATCGGCCTGACGCTGTCCGGCCTGCCCGGGCCGGTCGCCACCTCGGCCGTCCTGCTGTTCCGGCTGCTGACCTTCTGGCTGCCGGTCCTGCCCGGCTGGGCGTCGTTCGCCTGGCTGCAGCGGCACAACGCCCTTTAA